The Pseudomonadota bacterium genomic interval TGCCGGGCAGTGCTCTTGGCGCAGATATCGCTCCGGGCACTGATAAGTTTCGTCTGCTTTATCCTGAAGTGGATTGGCGTTTGCAACTGGCTTATGCGGAAGAAATCGGTCTCGGCAGCCGGTCTTACGAGCTTGAGAAGGTGTGATCGTGGGATGAAAAAGCTTGCTTTTTTCTGGCTGTTGGTGTAGCTGCCAGCTTTTCTATTTGGTGACGTCCGGGACGGCGAATGACCGGACGCAAACCTTCCTTGCCCTGGTTGTCAGGGCTATTAAACTCAGAAGGAGGAACACAGGACAATGAGAGAAGTCGCAAGAAAGTATGAGTTGCTTTACATCCATCCCGGCAATCTGCCGAGCGATGATGTAGAGAAGGTCGATGAGATCCTTAATGGAACTCTGGAGCGGATGGCGGGTGAGCTGCTGCACCGTGAGGATTGGGGGGTCAGAACCCTGGCCTATCCCGTTAAGAAGCATGCCGATGGTCGTTATATTTTGGTGCGTTTCAGTTGCCTGCCGGAATGCCTGGCGGAAATTGAGAGACGTTTTAAAATTAACGAAGCCGTTATCAAGTTTCTTACCGTACGTCTGCCGGATGATTTTATTCAGGTGGAAGTTCTCAATATCCCGGTTGACGGTGAGGGTTTGGGGGAGCTTCGCGATGGTGAGATGGCGGAGAGCTCCGATGATCTGGATGAAGATCTTAACGACGATGCTGAAGATGATAACCCGGGGGATGAATAATGGCATTTGCAAAGAAAAAAATTGAGGCGAAGGGGGGCAGTCGGCGTCGTTCCTTTGTAACTAGAAGAAAATATTGTCGTTTTTGTGCTGATAGTGCCCTGAAAATTGATTATAAGGACATTCGCTTGCTGCGTTATTATATTAGTGAGAAGGGTAAAATCGTGCCGCGTCGGATTTCCGGGACCTGCTCTGCCCATCAGCGGGAATTGATGGTGGCGATCAAACGGGCTCGTAATATCGCGTTGTTGCCGTTTTCGGTGAGCACGCCGAAACCTTATTGATGGGAGTTAAACCAAGACTGGCAGCCGCTCCATTTCGGGGTTGAATCGTTGTGGTAGAGACGCCGACTCCCATCGGCCGAGCTTTGTCGCTGGCTGTGATTACGACCGTGGTTCTCTATCTGGGAGGGGCCTTTTTCCCTCTCATCGGAGCTCTGATCGGTTTGGCGGCGATTGCCCCCGGCATTTATCTGCGCTTTCAGACCGAGCAACGCTGGCCTCCGACTGTGATGGTGGTGGCCGTAGTCGGGATTCTTCTGTTTAGTTTTCGTTCGGTTGCTCCGGTGGCGGTGTATTTTTTTGAGTTCGGGCTTTCCAGTCTGATTCTTGATGATTTGTTGCGGCGCCGTCGACCAGGGGTCGAAACCCTGTTTCTGAGCGCAGGTTTGGCGACCTTTATAGTGATGTTGTTGATGCTGTGGGTCAGCTACGAACAGGGGCTGACCCCGGTAGCCCTGGCGGAAAATTTTATGAAAGCCAATATTGCCGGGGTGGTTACGCTTTATGAAAATATCGGGGTTTCCAGGGAACAGCTGGATACCTTGAAACAAGCGGCGGATGCGGTTGCCGCCTGGGCCGGGTCTTTTTTCCCGACCCTGTTGTTTGTGACCTTTTACCTGATTCATAATGTGGGTGTCGAGGCGGCCCGGTTTTTTTACAGTCGGCGGCATGGACACCCCCCGGAGCTTTTACGCAACCGAAGCGAATTTTCCCGCTTGCAGTTACCACAAATAATGGTATGGCCCCTGATAGTCGCTCTGGGGGCGCTGCTTTTTTTACCGTTGTCGGGTTTCTGGCAGGTTGTTGTTTTGAATGGGGCGGGTCTGATCGCTTTTGCTTATTTGATTCAGGGGTTGGCCATTGTGCAGTTTGCTATGGTCGCATTCGATTTGGGTCTGCTTCAGAGGTCGTTTATCTTTTTCTTTTTTTTAGCTTTTCAGTTTCTGCTTGTGTTGCTGATTCTGCTCGGTATATTTGATATCTGGTTTGATTTCAGGAAACGGATCACGCGTTACCGTCAGTCACTTTAGGGTGGTTTTCGATCAGATCAGGAAGCAGTGAAAAATATTTTGGAGGATTTATTATGCGGATTATTTTACAGGAGCCGGTTGAGCATCTTGGTAATATCGGTGATCT includes:
- the rpsF gene encoding 30S ribosomal protein S6 gives rise to the protein MREVARKYELLYIHPGNLPSDDVEKVDEILNGTLERMAGELLHREDWGVRTLAYPVKKHADGRYILVRFSCLPECLAEIERRFKINEAVIKFLTVRLPDDFIQVEVLNIPVDGEGLGELRDGEMAESSDDLDEDLNDDAEDDNPGDE
- the rpsR gene encoding 30S ribosomal protein S18; this translates as MAFAKKKIEAKGGSRRRSFVTRRKYCRFCADSALKIDYKDIRLLRYYISEKGKIVPRRISGTCSAHQRELMVAIKRARNIALLPFSVSTPKPY
- a CDS encoding DUF2232 domain-containing protein, whose translation is MVVVETPTPIGRALSLAVITTVVLYLGGAFFPLIGALIGLAAIAPGIYLRFQTEQRWPPTVMVVAVVGILLFSFRSVAPVAVYFFEFGLSSLILDDLLRRRRPGVETLFLSAGLATFIVMLLMLWVSYEQGLTPVALAENFMKANIAGVVTLYENIGVSREQLDTLKQAADAVAAWAGSFFPTLLFVTFYLIHNVGVEAARFFYSRRHGHPPELLRNRSEFSRLQLPQIMVWPLIVALGALLFLPLSGFWQVVVLNGAGLIAFAYLIQGLAIVQFAMVAFDLGLLQRSFIFFFFLAFQFLLVLLILLGIFDIWFDFRKRITRYRQSL